The following are encoded together in the Xanthobacter autotrophicus Py2 genome:
- a CDS encoding glutamyl-tRNA(Gln) amidotransferase, A subunit (TIGRFAM: glutamyl-tRNA(Gln) amidotransferase, A subunit~PFAM: Amidase~KEGG: rpe:RPE_3358 glutamyl-tRNA(Gln) amidotransferase, A subunit): protein MTKLTQLTLTQAREGLAQGEFTSVELTEAYLKAMEQARPLNAYVLETPEIALEMAKESDRRIASGETGPLEGIPLGIKDMFATEGVRTTACAKILDNFIPQYESTVTSHLWRDGAVLLGKLNNDEFAMGSSNETSAFGPVVSPWRRDGDETPLVPGGSSGGSAAAVAAFLCAGATGTDTGGSIRQPAAFTGTVGIKPTYGRCSRWGIVAFASSLDQAGPFARTVNDAAVLLKSMAGYDPKDSTCVNRPVPDYEEAVGASIKGKKIGIPREYRMDGMSDEIDALWTEGARFLKDAGAEIVDISLPHTQYALPAYYIVAPAEASSNLARYDGVRFGERVPGRDVVEMYENTRAAGFGPEVRRRIMIGTYVLSAGYYDAYYLRAQKVRSLIKRDFDQVFAQGVDAVLTPATPSPAFGIGEKLKADPVEMYLNDVFTVTVNMAGLPGIAVPAGLSADGLPLGLQLIGRPFEEETLFSLAEVIEEAAGRFPVDKQWWRG, encoded by the coding sequence ATGACCAAGCTCACACAGCTCACCCTCACCCAGGCGCGCGAAGGCCTCGCCCAGGGCGAGTTTACCTCCGTCGAGCTTACCGAGGCCTATCTGAAGGCCATGGAGCAGGCCCGCCCGCTCAACGCCTATGTGCTGGAGACGCCCGAGATCGCCCTGGAAATGGCGAAGGAGAGCGATCGGCGCATCGCGTCCGGCGAGACCGGTCCGCTGGAGGGCATTCCCCTCGGCATCAAGGACATGTTCGCCACCGAGGGCGTGCGCACCACGGCCTGCGCCAAGATCCTCGACAATTTCATCCCCCAGTACGAATCCACCGTCACCTCCCATCTGTGGCGGGACGGCGCGGTGCTGCTGGGCAAGCTCAACAATGACGAGTTCGCCATGGGCTCGTCCAACGAGACCTCGGCGTTCGGGCCCGTCGTCTCGCCGTGGCGGCGCGATGGCGACGAGACCCCGCTGGTGCCCGGTGGCTCGTCTGGCGGCTCGGCGGCGGCGGTGGCGGCGTTCCTGTGCGCGGGCGCGACCGGCACCGACACCGGCGGCTCCATCCGCCAGCCGGCGGCCTTCACCGGCACGGTCGGCATCAAGCCCACCTACGGGCGCTGCTCGCGCTGGGGCATTGTGGCCTTCGCCTCGTCCCTCGACCAGGCCGGCCCGTTCGCCCGCACGGTGAACGACGCGGCGGTGCTGCTGAAGTCCATGGCGGGCTACGACCCCAAGGATTCCACCTGCGTCAACCGGCCGGTGCCGGACTATGAGGAGGCGGTGGGCGCCTCCATCAAGGGCAAGAAGATCGGCATTCCGCGCGAATACCGCATGGACGGCATGTCCGACGAGATCGACGCCCTGTGGACCGAAGGCGCGCGCTTCCTGAAGGACGCGGGAGCGGAGATCGTCGACATCTCGCTGCCCCACACCCAGTACGCGCTTCCGGCCTATTACATCGTGGCGCCGGCGGAGGCCTCCTCCAACCTCGCCCGCTATGACGGGGTGCGCTTTGGCGAGCGCGTGCCGGGCCGCGACGTGGTGGAGATGTATGAGAACACCCGCGCCGCCGGCTTCGGCCCGGAGGTGCGCCGCCGCATCATGATCGGCACCTATGTGCTCTCGGCCGGCTATTACGACGCCTATTACCTGCGCGCGCAGAAGGTGCGCAGCCTGATCAAGCGCGACTTCGACCAGGTCTTCGCCCAGGGCGTGGACGCGGTGCTGACGCCGGCGACCCCGTCTCCCGCCTTCGGCATCGGTGAGAAGCTGAAGGCCGACCCGGTGGAGATGTATCTCAACGACGTCTTCACCGTGACCGTGAACATGGCCGGCCTGCCCGGCATCGCCGTCCCCGCCGGCCTTTCGGCGGACGGGCTGCCCCTCGGCCTCCAGCTCATCGGCCGCCCGTTCGAGGAGGAGACCCTGTTCTCCCTCGCCGAGGTGATCGAGGAAGCGGCGGGCCGATTCCCGGTGGACAAGCAGTGGTGGCGCGGCTGA
- a CDS encoding hypothetical protein (KEGG: acr:Acry_1197 hypothetical protein) — MTVTTSGVSSPSPSAPKGLRLAAVAIVRDEADVIEAFVRHNLAVVDHLFIEDDHSRDGTRAILDALAAEGLAVSVFDGPQEAAYFQAARTKGLLQRAYVVERWHFAFLLDGDEFLTTPDRASLEAELASLPDSQAGGLRMWNYLPRPLDEIPDPFSFFSDRTQKLTGFSAKVMLPASVAANEELKIEDGNHAAFCFRRKVVVHQLQSVALAHFPVRSHDQIVSKTLVAYCRWRTRPDYDPATTALGPMGAMALLRANPGLRLDSLDGITACYMGATGPEDTVQRPFERLGAARRYDGLAAIRPYDKAASAIDTVIAASLSRLEAGGAASRQAAESGLAKFLSKSLVGRWRALRGGHTTLKAEWDGTVRRLSRSIRKRLG; from the coding sequence ATGACCGTGACGACATCCGGCGTCTCATCGCCCTCCCCCTCCGCGCCGAAGGGCCTGCGGCTCGCCGCCGTCGCCATCGTCCGCGACGAGGCGGACGTGATCGAGGCGTTCGTGCGGCACAACCTCGCGGTGGTCGATCACCTCTTCATCGAGGACGACCACAGCCGCGACGGCACCCGCGCCATCCTCGACGCCCTCGCTGCGGAAGGGTTGGCGGTGAGCGTGTTCGACGGCCCGCAGGAGGCGGCCTATTTCCAGGCGGCGCGCACCAAGGGCCTGCTGCAGCGCGCCTATGTGGTGGAGCGGTGGCATTTTGCCTTCCTGCTGGACGGTGATGAATTCCTGACCACGCCGGACCGTGCCAGCCTCGAGGCGGAACTGGCCAGCCTGCCGGACTCCCAGGCCGGCGGCCTGAGGATGTGGAACTACCTGCCCCGCCCGCTCGATGAGATCCCCGATCCCTTCAGCTTCTTCTCGGATCGCACCCAGAAGCTCACCGGCTTCAGCGCCAAGGTGATGCTGCCGGCGAGCGTCGCCGCGAATGAAGAGCTGAAGATCGAGGACGGCAACCACGCCGCCTTCTGCTTCCGGCGCAAGGTGGTGGTGCACCAGTTGCAATCGGTCGCCCTCGCCCATTTCCCGGTGCGCAGCCACGACCAGATCGTCTCGAAGACGCTGGTGGCCTATTGCCGCTGGCGCACCCGGCCGGACTACGACCCCGCCACCACGGCGCTCGGCCCCATGGGCGCCATGGCGCTGCTGCGGGCCAATCCCGGGCTCAGGCTCGACAGCCTGGATGGCATCACCGCCTGCTACATGGGCGCCACCGGCCCGGAAGATACGGTGCAGCGCCCGTTCGAGCGGCTGGGAGCGGCGCGGCGCTACGACGGCCTCGCCGCGATCCGCCCCTATGACAAGGCGGCCTCTGCCATCGACACGGTGATCGCCGCCTCCCTGAGCCGTCTTGAGGCGGGCGGCGCAGCCTCGCGGCAGGCGGCGGAGAGCGGGCTTGCCAAGTTCCTGTCGAAGTCCCTGGTGGGGCGCTGGCGGGCACTGCGCGGCGGCCACACCACGCTCAAGGCAGAGTGGGACGGCACCGTCCGCCGCCTCAGCCGCTCCATCAGGAAGCGGCTGGGCTGA
- a CDS encoding glutamyl-tRNA(Gln) amidotransferase, B subunit (TIGRFAM: glutamyl-tRNA(Gln) amidotransferase, B subunit~PFAM: GatB/Yqey domain protein; GatB region; GatB central domain protein~KEGG: rpb:RPB_2440 glutamyl-tRNA(Gln) amidotransferase, B subunit) produces the protein MTLHVRPTDTKKLISGATGDWEVVIGLEVHAQVASNAKLFSGASTAFGGPPNDHVSLVDAAMPGMLPVINQECVAQAVRTGLGLKAQIHLTSVFDRKNYFYPDLPQGYQISQYKQPVVGEGEVIVDLPDGESIPVGIERLHLEQDAGKSIHDLSPTQSFVDLNRSGVALMEIVSRPDLRSAEEAKAYVTKLRTILRYLGTCDGDMEKGNLRADVNVSVRRPGEPFGTRCEIKNVNSIRFIGQAIETEARRQIEILEDGGSISQETRLFDPTRGETRSMRSKEEAHDYRYFPDPDLLPLVLKPEWVEELKSGLPELPDEKKARFIADYGLSPYDAGVLVAERETAAYFEQVADGGGVKRDGKAAANFVINELFGRLNKEGKDVTSSPVTPHQIGAILDLIAEGTISSKIAKDLFEIIFTEGGDPRVVVEARGLKQVTDLGAIEKVVDEIIAKNPDKVAQVLAKPTMLGWFVGQAMKASGGKANPQALNDILKAKLGI, from the coding sequence ATGACCTTACATGTTCGCCCTACCGATACGAAGAAGCTCATTTCCGGTGCCACCGGCGATTGGGAAGTGGTGATCGGCCTGGAGGTGCATGCCCAGGTGGCCTCCAACGCCAAGCTGTTCTCCGGCGCCTCCACCGCTTTCGGCGGCCCGCCCAATGACCATGTGTCGCTGGTGGATGCGGCCATGCCCGGCATGCTGCCCGTCATCAACCAGGAATGCGTGGCCCAGGCAGTGCGCACCGGCCTCGGCCTGAAGGCGCAGATCCACCTGACTTCGGTGTTCGACCGGAAGAACTACTTCTACCCGGACCTGCCGCAGGGCTACCAAATCAGCCAGTACAAGCAGCCGGTGGTGGGCGAGGGCGAGGTCATCGTGGACCTGCCCGACGGGGAGAGCATCCCCGTCGGCATCGAGCGCCTGCACCTGGAGCAGGACGCCGGCAAGTCCATCCACGACCTGTCGCCCACCCAGTCCTTCGTGGACCTCAACCGCTCCGGCGTGGCGCTGATGGAGATCGTCTCCCGCCCCGACCTGCGCTCGGCGGAGGAGGCGAAGGCCTATGTGACGAAGCTGCGCACCATCCTGAGGTATCTTGGCACCTGCGACGGCGACATGGAGAAGGGCAACCTGCGGGCGGACGTGAACGTCTCCGTGCGCCGCCCCGGCGAACCCTTCGGCACCCGCTGCGAGATCAAAAACGTCAATTCCATCCGCTTCATCGGCCAGGCCATCGAGACCGAGGCGCGGCGGCAGATCGAGATCCTGGAGGATGGCGGCTCCATCTCCCAGGAGACGCGCCTGTTCGACCCCACCAGGGGCGAAACGCGCTCCATGCGCTCGAAGGAAGAGGCGCACGACTACCGTTACTTCCCCGATCCGGACCTGCTGCCGCTGGTGCTGAAGCCCGAGTGGGTGGAGGAGCTGAAGTCCGGCCTGCCCGAGCTGCCGGACGAGAAGAAGGCCCGCTTCATCGCCGATTACGGCTTGAGCCCCTATGACGCCGGCGTGCTGGTGGCCGAGCGCGAAACGGCGGCCTATTTCGAGCAGGTGGCGGACGGCGGCGGCGTCAAGCGCGACGGCAAGGCGGCCGCGAACTTCGTCATCAACGAACTGTTCGGCCGCCTGAACAAGGAGGGCAAGGATGTCACCTCCTCGCCCGTGACGCCGCACCAGATCGGCGCCATCCTCGACCTGATCGCGGAGGGCACCATCTCCTCCAAGATCGCCAAGGACCTGTTCGAGATCATCTTCACCGAGGGCGGCGACCCGCGCGTGGTGGTGGAAGCCCGCGGCCTGAAGCAGGTGACCGACCTCGGCGCCATCGAGAAGGTGGTGGACGAGATCATCGCCAAGAACCCGGACAAGGTGGCGCAGGTGCTGGCCAAGCCCACCATGCTGGGCTGGTTCGTGGGCCAGGCCATGAAGGCCTCCGGCGGCAAGGCCAACCCGCAGGCCCTCAACGACATCCTGAAGGCCAAGCTCGGGATCTGA
- a CDS encoding FMN-dependent alpha-hydroxy acid dehydrogenase (PFAM: FMN-dependent alpha-hydroxy acid dehydrogenase~KEGG: pae:PA4771 L-lactate dehydrogenase) translates to MIISSSSDYREAARRRLPPFLFHYIDGGAYAEATLRRNVEDLSDLALRQRVLKSVGEVDLSTTLLKQQLSMPVGLAPVGLTGMYARRGEVQAAQAATQKGIPFTLSTVSVCSIEEVQSQVGKPIWFQLYVLKDRGFMKNALERAWAAGIRTLVFTVDMPVPGARYRDAHSGMSGPNAAFRRMVQAVLHPFWAYDVGLMGTPHDLGNVSAYRKEKTSLEDYVGWLGNNFDPSIGWKDLEWIREFWKGPMVIKGILDPEDARDAVRFGADGIIVSNHGGRQLDGVLSSARAMPAIADAVKGEMTLLADSGIRSGLDVVRMLAQGADGVLLGRAFVYALAAAGRAGVENLLDIIAKEMRVAMTLTGARAISDISRDSLVREIERPLARAAQ, encoded by the coding sequence ATGATCATCTCGTCGTCCTCCGACTACCGGGAAGCCGCCCGCCGCCGCCTTCCGCCCTTCCTGTTCCACTATATCGACGGCGGCGCCTATGCCGAGGCGACCCTGCGCCGGAACGTGGAGGATCTCTCCGACCTCGCCCTGCGCCAGCGCGTGCTGAAGAGCGTGGGCGAGGTGGATCTCTCCACCACCCTGCTCAAGCAGCAGCTGTCCATGCCCGTAGGCCTCGCCCCCGTCGGCCTCACCGGCATGTATGCCCGGCGCGGCGAGGTGCAGGCGGCGCAGGCGGCCACCCAGAAGGGCATTCCCTTCACCCTCTCCACGGTCTCGGTCTGCTCCATCGAGGAGGTGCAGAGCCAGGTGGGCAAGCCCATCTGGTTCCAGCTCTACGTGCTGAAGGACCGCGGCTTCATGAAGAACGCGCTGGAGCGCGCCTGGGCTGCAGGCATTCGCACCCTGGTCTTCACCGTCGACATGCCGGTGCCCGGCGCGCGCTATCGCGATGCCCATTCGGGCATGTCCGGTCCGAACGCCGCGTTCCGGCGCATGGTGCAAGCCGTGCTGCACCCGTTCTGGGCCTATGACGTGGGCCTGATGGGCACCCCGCACGATCTCGGCAACGTCTCCGCCTATCGCAAGGAGAAGACCAGCCTTGAAGATTACGTGGGTTGGCTCGGCAACAATTTCGATCCGTCCATCGGCTGGAAGGATCTGGAATGGATCCGCGAATTCTGGAAGGGCCCCATGGTCATCAAGGGTATCCTTGATCCCGAGGACGCCCGCGATGCGGTGCGCTTCGGTGCCGACGGCATCATCGTGTCGAACCATGGCGGGCGCCAGCTCGACGGCGTGCTCTCCTCCGCCCGCGCCATGCCGGCCATCGCCGACGCGGTGAAGGGCGAGATGACGCTTCTGGCCGATTCCGGCATCCGCTCGGGGCTCGACGTGGTGCGCATGCTGGCGCAGGGCGCCGACGGCGTGCTGCTCGGCCGCGCCTTCGTCTATGCGCTGGCGGCGGCGGGCCGCGCGGGGGTGGAGAACCTGCTCGACATCATCGCCAAGGAGATGCGGGTGGCCATGACCCTCACCGGCGCCCGCGCCATCTCCGACATCTCCCGCGACAGCTTGGTGCGGGAGATCGAGCGGCCGCTCGCCCGCGCGGCGCAGTAG
- a CDS encoding GntR domain protein (PFAM: regulatory protein GntR HTH; GntR domain protein~KEGG: pmy:Pmen_3633 GntR domain protein) has product MRKLSDEIEALIAEGGLQTGARLPSERKLAADFGVSRSRLREAIQQLTSRGILTARQGGGTFVAATLSPSSLDKALSPLSSLARMEPGYWQDVMEIRKSLDGDTAYCAALRAGDEDRARLTAAFERLLKAEGADEATQAGADAAFHMAVAEASHNAVLRQVMAGLFDVLQHSISASLEKLYRLPRTAHALEDQHRLIFEAVVEGRADDARDAALRHLDFVEDSLRLIEDAAARERRSVRALSRAAMQKEARS; this is encoded by the coding sequence GTGCGAAAGCTGTCGGACGAGATCGAGGCGTTGATCGCCGAAGGCGGGCTTCAGACCGGCGCGCGGCTGCCGTCCGAACGCAAGCTGGCGGCGGATTTCGGCGTGTCACGCTCGCGGCTGCGCGAAGCCATCCAGCAGCTCACCAGCCGGGGCATCCTCACCGCGCGCCAGGGCGGCGGCACCTTCGTGGCCGCCACGCTCTCTCCATCGTCCCTGGACAAGGCCCTCTCCCCGCTCTCCTCGCTCGCCCGCATGGAGCCAGGCTACTGGCAGGATGTGATGGAGATCCGCAAGTCGCTGGATGGCGACACCGCCTATTGCGCGGCCTTGCGCGCAGGCGATGAGGACCGGGCGCGGCTCACAGCCGCCTTCGAGCGGCTCCTCAAGGCCGAGGGCGCGGACGAGGCGACCCAGGCCGGCGCCGACGCCGCCTTCCACATGGCGGTGGCCGAGGCCTCCCACAATGCGGTGCTGCGCCAAGTGATGGCGGGACTGTTCGACGTGCTGCAGCACTCCATTTCCGCCAGCCTCGAAAAGCTCTACCGCCTACCGCGCACGGCGCACGCGCTGGAAGACCAGCATCGCCTGATCTTCGAGGCCGTCGTGGAAGGCCGCGCCGACGACGCGCGCGACGCCGCGCTGCGCCATCTCGATTTCGTGGAGGACAGCCTGCGGCTCATAGAAGACGCCGCAGCGCGCGAGCGACGCTCGGTGCGGGCCCTTTCCCGGGCGGCGATGCAGAAGGAAGCAAGATCATGA
- a CDS encoding conserved hypothetical protein (KEGG: gox:GOX1588 hypothetical protein), translating to MTGKIGDGVGADVAGRDVDAVPAPPGWVATLRRAARWMELRSFGLTPEHFTFAEGLRAALAVAVPLALVLASGRYQYGWAIFGAYWSCLCDTPGPHRLRRALLALFVILGTPVAFLGSWLASFGTVAALVAAPLIVVLSALLPVRLAHAGLLSALVGGVGVVAVGFPHPAAQAGELALSFMAGSCWAYLLVNVLWRVDAWRPARQMSVAVFTRLGDMLADMVATGDGPHRDGAWHPAHSEHRRAVRFALERLRALIARYEREPEADLRPFLLLQEAAEQLFSAAIALEHDFILREGPARERMAAADAMLEAVLACRATVAEGPRGGDILARQMDALGQLRATLPEGLAAGCLLATQQAAGLVAAAQTGAAVASLLPPVVGDGRIRWQDALKQGVRQAAAVVVVLYVAIVFQFGYPYWATMAVVMVMQGAARVAWTRGLERIFGSLLGGLAALCLLLVSDAPPTLAGVAVLLAGVSIALRSVNYAVFVVFLTMLFIIVTELVQPGAGIGSARILDNTVGSLTAVLAVLLLWPDFGPPVTRLIADGLNTNRAYIDAVRAGRDEGTIAAARRAAGLSSIAAEVALHALGGLLRRWQRLSHEDAAALRELRMLAGEAAAAWHRRLAAGDRQDA from the coding sequence ATGACGGGCAAGATCGGGGATGGCGTCGGGGCGGACGTGGCCGGGCGGGACGTGGATGCTGTTCCGGCGCCGCCGGGATGGGTCGCCACCCTGCGCCGGGCGGCGCGGTGGATGGAATTGCGCTCCTTCGGCCTCACGCCGGAGCATTTCACTTTTGCCGAGGGGCTGCGCGCGGCATTGGCGGTGGCGGTGCCGTTGGCGCTCGTGCTGGCGAGCGGGCGTTACCAGTACGGCTGGGCGATCTTCGGCGCCTACTGGAGTTGCCTGTGCGACACGCCGGGACCCCACCGGCTGCGGCGCGCGCTGCTCGCCTTGTTCGTGATCCTCGGCACGCCGGTGGCCTTCCTCGGTTCGTGGCTGGCCTCGTTCGGCACCGTGGCGGCGCTGGTCGCCGCGCCGCTGATCGTGGTGCTCTCGGCCCTTTTGCCCGTGCGCCTCGCCCATGCCGGCCTGTTGTCGGCGCTTGTGGGCGGCGTCGGCGTGGTGGCGGTGGGCTTCCCGCATCCCGCCGCGCAAGCGGGGGAGCTGGCGCTTTCGTTCATGGCCGGCAGCTGCTGGGCCTACCTGCTGGTCAATGTGCTGTGGCGCGTGGATGCCTGGCGGCCGGCGCGGCAAATGAGCGTCGCCGTCTTCACCCGGCTGGGGGACATGCTGGCCGACATGGTGGCCACGGGAGACGGGCCGCATCGCGACGGCGCGTGGCATCCCGCCCATTCCGAGCATCGCCGCGCCGTGCGCTTCGCATTGGAGCGACTGCGCGCCCTCATCGCCCGTTATGAGCGCGAGCCGGAGGCGGACCTGCGCCCCTTCCTCTTGCTGCAGGAGGCGGCGGAGCAGTTGTTCAGCGCCGCCATCGCCCTGGAGCACGATTTCATCCTGCGCGAGGGGCCGGCGCGCGAACGCATGGCGGCGGCGGATGCCATGCTGGAGGCAGTGCTCGCCTGCCGCGCCACGGTCGCGGAGGGTCCGCGCGGGGGCGATATCCTTGCCCGGCAGATGGACGCGCTGGGACAGCTCCGCGCCACCCTGCCGGAAGGGCTCGCCGCCGGGTGCCTGCTCGCCACGCAGCAGGCGGCGGGGCTGGTGGCCGCCGCGCAAACCGGTGCGGCGGTCGCATCCCTCCTCCCGCCGGTGGTGGGGGACGGTCGAATTCGCTGGCAGGATGCGCTGAAGCAGGGCGTACGACAGGCGGCGGCCGTGGTGGTGGTGCTCTACGTCGCCATCGTATTCCAGTTCGGCTACCCCTATTGGGCGACGATGGCGGTGGTCATGGTCATGCAGGGCGCGGCGCGGGTCGCCTGGACACGGGGGCTGGAGCGCATCTTCGGCAGCCTGCTGGGCGGCCTTGCGGCGCTGTGCCTGCTGCTGGTGAGCGACGCGCCCCCAACGCTGGCCGGCGTCGCCGTGCTGCTGGCGGGGGTGTCCATCGCGCTGCGCAGCGTCAATTACGCGGTGTTCGTGGTGTTCCTCACCATGCTCTTCATCATCGTGACCGAGCTGGTGCAGCCGGGGGCGGGCATCGGCTCCGCCCGCATCCTCGACAATACGGTGGGGAGCCTGACGGCCGTGCTCGCGGTGCTGCTGCTGTGGCCGGATTTCGGCCCTCCGGTCACCCGCCTGATCGCGGACGGGCTGAACACCAACCGCGCCTATATCGACGCCGTCCGCGCCGGTCGCGACGAGGGAACCATCGCCGCCGCGCGCCGGGCGGCGGGCCTTTCCAGCATCGCCGCAGAAGTGGCGCTGCACGCTCTCGGTGGTCTGCTGCGGCGCTGGCAGCGCCTGTCGCACGAGGATGCGGCGGCGCTGCGCGAACTGCGGATGCTCGCCGGCGAAGCGGCCGCCGCCTGGCACCGCCGCCTGGCCGCAGGCGACCGTCAGGACGCGTAG
- a CDS encoding NADH dehydrogenase (quinone) (PFAM: Respiratory-chain NADH dehydrogenase domain 51 kDa subunit~KEGG: reu:Reut_B4588 NADH dehydrogenase (quinone)): MTRPNVPSKANTVLLDPALKLGANLPLWRRAGGGAGLAAALARPDAIIETLKDADLRGMGGAGFPTWRKWSAAAASPCDEKYVVCNGNEDEPGTFKDRHLLRWTPHQVIEGALIAAVAVKANRVVFYVNPHQAEGIDQMRWAVDEWTASDLLASVSKVVGRPVTLTVAPSSGRYIGGEETAIVSWLDGGFPFPRRKPPFPFESGVGGLPTLINNTETLANVPHILKNGADWYRDLGVGAAAGTKLFSLSGDVLNPGLYELPMGTSLEELVFVHGGGMLDGRAFKAVFTGGPSNTLLTARDLDVALDFDSVKRRKSRLGTGAMIVISEGTSIVRKVAEYVAFFASGSCGQCPSCKCGTFQMARLLDRIATGRGVEADRQALDHLCRILPGSGRCALIDGAVTVVESSRHTFPDEYEPKARYAS, from the coding sequence ATGACACGCCCCAACGTCCCCTCGAAGGCCAACACCGTCCTGCTCGATCCCGCCCTGAAGCTGGGCGCCAACCTGCCGCTCTGGCGCCGCGCCGGCGGCGGGGCCGGCCTTGCCGCCGCCCTCGCCCGGCCCGACGCCATCATTGAGACCCTCAAGGACGCCGACCTGCGCGGCATGGGCGGCGCGGGCTTCCCCACCTGGCGCAAGTGGAGCGCCGCCGCGGCCTCGCCCTGCGACGAGAAATATGTGGTCTGCAACGGCAATGAGGACGAGCCCGGCACCTTCAAGGACCGCCATCTGCTGCGCTGGACGCCCCACCAGGTGATCGAGGGCGCGCTGATCGCCGCCGTCGCGGTGAAGGCCAATCGCGTGGTGTTCTACGTCAATCCCCACCAGGCAGAGGGCATCGACCAGATGCGCTGGGCGGTGGACGAATGGACCGCCAGCGACCTCCTCGCCTCCGTCTCCAAGGTGGTGGGCCGGCCTGTGACGCTCACGGTGGCGCCCAGCTCGGGCCGCTATATCGGTGGCGAGGAGACGGCCATCGTGTCCTGGCTCGACGGCGGCTTCCCCTTCCCGCGCCGCAAGCCGCCATTCCCGTTCGAGAGCGGGGTGGGCGGCCTGCCGACGCTGATCAACAACACCGAGACCCTCGCCAACGTGCCGCACATCCTGAAGAACGGCGCCGACTGGTATCGCGACCTCGGCGTGGGCGCGGCGGCGGGCACCAAGCTGTTTTCGCTGTCGGGCGACGTGCTCAATCCCGGCCTCTACGAGCTGCCCATGGGCACCAGCCTTGAGGAACTTGTCTTCGTCCATGGCGGCGGCATGCTGGATGGTCGCGCCTTCAAGGCGGTGTTCACCGGCGGGCCATCCAACACGCTGCTCACGGCACGCGACCTCGACGTGGCCCTCGACTTCGACAGTGTGAAGAGGCGCAAGTCGCGGCTCGGCACCGGCGCCATGATCGTCATCTCGGAAGGCACCAGCATCGTGCGCAAGGTGGCGGAATATGTCGCCTTCTTCGCCAGCGGCTCGTGCGGGCAATGCCCGTCCTGCAAGTGCGGCACCTTCCAGATGGCCCGCCTCTTGGACCGCATCGCCACCGGCCGGGGCGTGGAAGCCGACCGGCAGGCACTGGACCATCTGTGCCGCATTCTGCCCGGCAGCGGGCGCTGCGCGCTCATCGACGGCGCTGTGACGGTGGTGGAAAGCTCGCGCCACACCTTCCCGGACGAGTACGAGCCCAAGGCGCGCTACGCGTCCTGA